The Nerophis lumbriciformis linkage group LG04, RoL_Nlum_v2.1, whole genome shotgun sequence genome contains the following window.
ggatctttttttcagctatcttgtttttacaatatgcacggaaagtagccagcttttcttgaaagtctttaggcagttgctgtgaaatagtaatccgtgtgcggatggagagattgcgtcttttcatgaaccggatccctgtcgcttagtaggagccattttgtggtctttacagatgtaaacacacaaaggaaatgaaacgtacggtaatatccgcgcgctttttcttcttctacgcgggcgggtggttgcttacagtagaagaagaagcgcttcctgttctatgggggcgggtgcttaccttggcggttgcttgcgtagaagaagaagcacttcctcttctacggggaaaaaagatggcggctatttaccgtagttgcgagaccgaaactttatgaaaatgaatcttaatattaatccatatataaagcgcaccgggttataaggcgcactgtcagtttttgagaaaatttgtggtttttaggtgcgccttatagtgcggaaaatacggtaactatcatactattctattactctttattaatttgaaaaatgtcgtcatgaagttttatatttatttatatttctttcataaaccaaaatttcgacctgaagtttcttgttacaataatgtctgcaatatcaataatgacatgtcttatttatattgtgtaatttgaaccaaatactctcaaaaatcttattctttcaagttgttaaaagtttcaacatatatgatagactgatagaaaagtgatggttttagcaacattttaacctgtctgaatgctaataatcattttgcgtcggggggcgacctgaaccccccaccaggactttgtcctgaacctaccggggcctgcggcccctggaccctggctactaggtttatctgatttcaaaagttggcaggtatgtacaagttacagaacaggaacgtttATGGGTCACCACTTACGGCCCCCtgtaaaaggtggggaaaaggtagacgctgggagaggatgagttaaaaaaaaaaaaaagtcgatttCAGGCTGGGCTCCTATTGAAAGGGGAACCAGTCTGGAGTGAggaaaaaaactccatagcaaagcacatacagtggtggtcaaaagtgtacatacacttgtaaagaacatcatgtcatggctgtcttgactttacaatcatttctatttttttgtgatgtagtgattggagcacatacttgttggtcacaaaaaacattcatgaagtttgcttcttttatgaatttattatggctctactgaaaatgtgagggtcaaaagtatacatacagcaatgttaatatttgcttacatgtcccttggcaagtttacctgcaataaggcgcttttggtagccatccacaagcttctgcttgaccacttgaccactaaattgctgcagttcagctaaatgtgttgcttttctgacatggacttgtttcttcagcattgtccacaccttttaagtcaggactttgggaaggccattctaaaaccttcattctagcctgatttagccattcctttaccacttttgaggtgtgtttggggtcattgtcctgttggaacacccaactgtgcccaagacccaacctccgggctgattttagcttgtcttgaagaatttggaggtaatcctcctttttcattgtccaacttaaagcagcagttccattggcagcaaaacctactcagtggcctagtggttagagtgtccgccctgagatcggtaggttgtgagttcaatccccggccgagtcataccaaagactataaaaaaatgggacccattacctccctgcttggcactcagcatcaagggttggaattgggggttaaatcaccaaaatgattcccgggcgcggccaccgctgctgcccactgctcccctcacctcccagggggtgatcaagggtgatgggtcaaatgcagagaataatctcgccacacctagtgtgtgtgtgacaatcattggtactttaacttttaacttttaactttaaaacaggcccagagcataatactaccaccaccaggcttgacggtaggcatggtgttcctgggattaaaggcctcaccctttctcctccaaccatattgctgggtattgtggccaaacagctccatttttgtttcatccgaccacagaactttcctccagaaggttctATCTTTGTCCCTGTGATGtcagggtatgtgtgtgtgtgtgtgtgtgtgtgtgtgtgtggcgtgtatAGAGATGTTTTTTTGCtgaaggtccttaaaacagctgaGTGATTCTGTAACTCAAACAAgataccaaaatcaaatgtctactatagaggacgctggttctcaggaatatacaaaaAGTGAAGGGAGCAGTCCGCACCCCCGGTCTTTAGCTTTTTGGAAATGtggctgttggaataattgtttgtaagttatcacaaaagaaaagttgtattatgaatgctgtctttcgaggcctaacaagagaaagaaggctcgtgaaacgccactgtgatttcaacacggacagatggcaggatctgctcaacttccagaggaactctctttgaagtgttaaacgaactctctttgaagtatttcacaaagtctcttccaactatttggtaaccgaggtcaacgctatttacgacccgctgcccttttgaagcaactgtggtcaggagacgggaggggttatccattgtcctccaacacctgccccagctggatccaggaagagcccaagcccgagaaatcctcttcttggacttcaatgggaccaaaaacaatgactgttttacatacttcctatttctaatgagacatgtgttggtgcgtgaacattgaatatctaataaaagaggagacgaaaaccttcttcgtcagagcgtggtgcaggactgtacagagagtgcagtggccatgtctctcctcaatattgagtccaaattgaattctgtctctgtttgattccttgccttttgtcttgtttaatagatgtcctcagtgtttgaacgtgacagtggcCTCCGAAAAATATCCCTGGTGTATATCATCAATGTGGCTCTCCCTTTGTAACATTGGTTTTCTTTCCCACAGATCCGCGTGAAGCCCGACAACAGCGGCGTGGTGACGGATGGCGTCAAACACTCCATGAACCCCTTCTGCGAGATCGCCGTGGAGGAGGCGGTCAAGCTAAAGGAGAAGAAGCTCATCAAAGAGGTGGTGGCGGTGAGCTGCGGCCCACAGCAGGCACAGGTGGGCGTCTCCCCGTAAGAAGAAGTTGAGCTTCCTGTACCGCTTCATTGCAAATCCTCGCCGCAGGAGACGATCCGCACCGCCCTGGCCATGGGAGCAGACCGTGGCATCCACGTGGAAGTGTCTGGGAAGGACTACGACAACCTGGGACCCCTGCAGGTGTCTAAGATCCTCGCTGCTTTGGCCAAGAAGGAAGAGGCTCAGCTTGTAATCCTTGGCAAACAGGTAAAAAGACGCGTCTTTCTAAAAAAAAGAACACCTCCTGCTGTCTGACGCTCGGAATCCCTTTGAACAGGCCATAGATGACGACTGCAATCAGACTGGACAAATGACGGCAGCCTTACTGGACTGGCCTCAGGTAAGGGCTGATAAAAGAGCCTCTAACTGATAATTGTGTGAACGCTGGTTTATAGTTTAAGATTAGGTTATTAGTGACTCATTTTACGAATGTTTTCCTTTCCATAAAATGAGAAAATAGTTGTGCAATACATTCCTCCAAACCACCTTATCAACATGAGCTGCATCAGTTGCAACCAGACTAATCCTGCACAAACCAGCTGAGCTCAGGTCAAAGGTgtacgcatacctgccaactactccggttttcccgtaattagtacggttttcatcaacctattccgggttacggttgcagtgataaaaaatacggtttttcattaatcaaaaaaaaaaatatttttttaaagttttattcacgaaatcgcgtaacaacaatgacaattgacactgcttcccgtaacttcctatcgagccattccgaatgccatgcgcgaggctatttatagcaccgctgccaagcacgaggcaccagttggccattgtttccaaacgagcgaacgatcatggaatcagacggagaaaaatcgcaaacgagtcttaaaccgaaaagaaaactgcagtcattccgtgaagaatattcaaaagcctatccgggaataattatccgttccaaaaagggtgaaaactacgccaattgcaccttgtgcagacaagatttttcgatcggacacggaggaattagcgatgtaaaagaccacgttgggacaaaaaaacacaagtctaatgccgttgctaaatttggattttagccacaaaaaggtaatgacaccaatgttatctattggaattgtttagtactgttatactgttaaaagtgtttatactatttatgctttcaagtccaagttgaagaaatcttgttaaatgttgacagcataactaccaaaatacagaagtatgtccttaatatttttgcagtgctatttctgttgaaaagttcaaatgattacattagagatgtgatgtgccatttttcaagtgtctgatggc
Protein-coding sequences here:
- the etfb gene encoding electron transfer flavoprotein subunit beta is translated as MSGRVLVGVKRVIDYAVKIRVKPDNSGVVTDGVKHSMNPFCEIAVEEAVKLKEKKLIKEVVAVSCGPQQAQETIRTALAMGADRGIHVEVSGKDYDNLGPLQVSKILAALAKKEEAQLVILGKQAIDDDCNQTGQMTAALLDWPQGTFASEVTMEGDKLKVVREIDGGLETIKINTPAVLTADLRLNTPRYATLPNIMKAKKKKIAKVKPADLGVDLTPRLEVLRVDEPPQRLAGIKVESVEDLVGKLKETGSI